The following proteins come from a genomic window of Achromobacter sp. AONIH1:
- the zapD gene encoding cell division protein ZapD: protein MIVYEYPFNERIRAYLRLEYLFDRLFFFAREGDFRQHQVAVTALFDLLDACERTDIKGALLQDLERQRLALGALRDHPGVAQDALEGMLREMEKVAQTLSATGKTGQSLRENEWLTSLRGRLSVAGGAIQVDMPSYYSWQHKPQAARCADLQAWTAPFVPLYDGLTLALRLLRESGRKSDTVAEQGAYQQMLGGKQFQMLRVWVDPAHGVFPEISANKYMIWIRFSTQDGDFKPQPVARDVPFQMTLCNS, encoded by the coding sequence GTGATTGTTTACGAATATCCCTTCAACGAGCGCATCCGCGCTTATCTGCGGCTGGAATACCTGTTCGACAGGCTGTTCTTCTTCGCTCGCGAGGGAGATTTCCGCCAGCACCAGGTTGCCGTCACCGCCTTGTTCGACCTGCTCGACGCCTGCGAGCGCACCGACATCAAGGGCGCGCTGCTGCAGGACCTGGAACGGCAGCGCCTGGCGCTTGGCGCATTGCGCGACCATCCTGGCGTGGCGCAGGACGCGCTCGAGGGCATGTTGCGCGAAATGGAGAAGGTCGCGCAAACGCTGTCGGCGACCGGCAAGACCGGCCAGTCGTTGCGCGAGAACGAATGGCTGACCAGCCTGCGCGGCCGCCTGTCGGTGGCGGGCGGCGCGATCCAGGTCGACATGCCCTCGTACTACTCCTGGCAGCACAAGCCCCAGGCCGCGCGCTGCGCCGACCTGCAGGCCTGGACCGCGCCCTTCGTTCCCCTGTACGACGGCCTGACGCTGGCGCTGCGTCTGTTGCGCGAGTCCGGCCGCAAGAGCGACACCGTGGCCGAGCAGGGCGCCTACCAGCAGATGCTGGGCGGCAAGCAGTTCCAGATGCTGCGCGTGTGGGTGGACCCGGCGCACGGCGTGTTTCCCGAGATCAGCGCCAATAAGTATATGATCTGGATACGTTTTTCCACCCAGGACGGGGATTTCAAGCCCCAGCCGGTGGCGCGGGACGTGCCCTTCCAGATGACGCTCTGCAATTCCTGA